A stretch of the Lactuca sativa cultivar Salinas chromosome 9, Lsat_Salinas_v11, whole genome shotgun sequence genome encodes the following:
- the LOC111881265 gene encoding probable indole-3-pyruvate monooxygenase YUCCA5, translated as MFGLSEQNLSSRRCIWVNGPVIVGVGPSGLAVSACLREQGIPFVVIERADCIASLWQKCTYDRLKLHLPKKFCQLPKLPFPEEYPEYPTKRQFITYLENYAKKFDIKPQFNERVQSAKYDKTCGVWRVKTVSTMGSFPSETEYICQKLVVATGENAEGVVPEIEGLQDFSGEVIHAKDYKSGEKYTGKKVLVVGCGNSGMEVSLDLSNHNAKPSMVVRSSVHVLPREILGKSTLDLAMMLMKWLPLWLVDKLLLILTWLILGNTQKYGIRRPSLGPLQLKNYHGKTPVLDIGALARIRSGDIKVVTGITRFHRSSVELINGDILEIDSVVLATGYCSNVPYWLQESEFFGKNGFPKRQSPNGWKGKEGLYAAGFTRRGLAGVSADAMKIAQDIGNVWKQELNQKKRKVAAHRRCISTF; from the exons ATGTTTGGTTTATCAGAGCAAAATTTATCGAGCAGAAGATGCATTTGGGTCAACGGCCCGGTGATAGTTGGGGTGGGGCCTTCAGGGCTCGCTGTATCTGCTTGTCTCAGGGAGCAAGGCATTCCTTTCGTTGTTATCGAAAGAGCTGACTGTATCGCTTCATTGTGGCAAAAATGCACCTATGATCGTCTAAAACTTCACCTCCCCAAAAAATTCTGTCAACTTCCAAAACTACCCTTCCCCGAAGAGTACCCCGAGTACCCCACTAAGAGACAGTTCATTACGTATCTCGAAAATTACGCCAAAAAATTCGACATCAAGCCTCAATTCAATGAAAGAGTCCAGTCAGCAAAATATGATAAGACGTGTGGCGTATGGAGGGTTAAAACCGTTTCGACAATGGGCTCCTTCCCCTCTGAGACGGAGTATATCTGCCAGAAGCTTGTAGTGGCAACAGGAGAAAATGCCGAAGGGGTAGTACCGGAAATCGAAGGCCTACAAGACTTCTCCGGTGAAGTTATCCACGCAAAAGACTACAAGTCCGGCGAGAAATACACCGGAAAGAAAGTTTTGGTTGTTGGCTGTGGAAACTCCGGCATGGAAGTCTCTCTTGATCTCTCAAACCACAATGCGAAGCCATCAATGGTGGTTCGAAGCTCT GTTCATGTATTGCCGCGTGAAATCTTGGGAAAATCTACGTTGGATTTGGCGATGATGCTGATGAAATGGCTACCTTTATGGTTGGTAGATAAACTGCTATTGATCCTCACGTGGTTGATCCTCGGAAACACACAAAAATACGGAATCAGAAGGCCAAGCTTAGGTCCATTACAACTGAAAAACTATCATGGAAAAACCCCTGTTCTTGACATTGGTGCACTCGCAAGAATCCGATCAGGAGACATCAAAGTTGTCACTGGAATCACAAGATTCCACCGGAGTTCAGTCGAGCTCATCAATGGAGACATTCTAGAAATCGATTCAGTCGTTTTAGCAACTGGGTATTGCAGCAATGTTCCTTATTGGCTTCAG GAGAGTGAGTTCTTCGGCAAAAATGGATTCCCAAAACGACAGTCTCCCAATGGTTGGAAGGGAAAAGAAGGGTTGTATGCAGCTGGGTTTACAAGAAGAGGACTTGCAGGTGTTTCGGCAGACGCCATGAAAATAGCTCAAGATATTGGGAATGTTTGGAAACAGGAATTAAATCAGAAGAAAAGGAAAGTCGCCGCTCATAGAAGATGCATTTCAACTTTCTAG